A DNA window from Schlesneria paludicola DSM 18645 contains the following coding sequences:
- a CDS encoding phage portal protein has protein sequence MSLMNWFARWTRRTSKSLGSLGVGVRAALGGASPGGWASDHREETAHYTGFNYVAIHAIAAQVAGATVTVFADSCHQVQRQARRKSLAGRCGSFRQWKSTYGADDRETDSLSSEHPLVQLLKRPNPYESGASFRYRQAQQIRLTGTCLVWNVPNRAGMTCERYVIPTGMASPVSPTQELPAGGWRISPVASRYTPIVGDGFVDGPSWYRILGQIVDARQVQVIRLPHPWYLDDGQSPLSAGAKWVDAGEAVDTARFHQLRNGIDPSIVWNLPPDVSPDQDEIDRLQMKISSKYGGPTNVGRVMVAQNGTSITPLSVSPKEMCYSEGFQDFKAAILALHQTPPVAVGLQEPGAYAAYNASMKAWRHAAIQPLCDMIAESETEYLAPQFGEGLTVEIESDTVDDTELIERQLQNDLAAKTRTRNEWRAVRGMPPLPGPLGEELVGIGEGGGSGKIRQNSSETDDVNDLDDSFSTSDRDPINRNEDKNSSKSQRLQRYAVSAEMKAEVPRRIVDDPAFVQIDSGESDERHLEIIVEILYGRFGEALIPWLEETPSSSEKTFDPELHPRDERGRFVHRGSGAANEAAYQLISNVLRQPDSALTSDPKIANALFQLSRSQLEALHREYGVVPLPRYRDHLIESVRARLDRWSLDPEPESKPSISATTSKQVDVFIQEPDVLNRILGRTMGSEQWSGLVGAQPGARVHVLPVRSNHAKVVVEHPDYLAIRQIRADSMTNVSLKVRSEVQSEGIATRILSEQVEMAVALKFDRIEAFAAGNGTELPDVMPDGERDAGFYAWARLGYEGNVREVIDSRQNATDEEFATIADFYDRFGDVKKISEMMLTPERREWWRKFGGPFEATFDLRRNSRSRKVLAAYVAERAARPKLSEGKQWLPSDEGRHLVSAKIQNLESEYELNETPDLLTADDEALLDRIWDRFGQEVSVFES, from the coding sequence ATGAGTTTGATGAATTGGTTTGCACGATGGACTCGTCGCACTTCGAAATCACTCGGAAGCCTCGGTGTCGGCGTTCGCGCCGCGCTCGGAGGGGCCTCACCTGGCGGATGGGCGTCTGATCATCGAGAGGAAACGGCGCATTATACGGGGTTCAACTACGTTGCCATTCATGCGATCGCCGCGCAGGTTGCAGGGGCAACCGTCACGGTGTTCGCGGATAGTTGCCACCAGGTCCAGCGTCAAGCACGCCGAAAATCGCTTGCGGGACGATGTGGATCATTCAGGCAATGGAAATCGACATATGGAGCCGATGATCGAGAAACGGATTCATTGTCCTCTGAGCATCCGCTGGTTCAATTGCTCAAACGACCGAATCCTTATGAAAGTGGTGCAAGCTTTCGTTACCGGCAAGCTCAACAGATACGTCTGACAGGAACGTGCCTGGTCTGGAATGTTCCGAACAGGGCGGGGATGACTTGCGAGCGGTATGTCATTCCCACGGGTATGGCGTCGCCTGTCAGTCCGACGCAAGAACTTCCTGCGGGAGGCTGGAGGATCAGCCCAGTCGCGTCGCGTTATACGCCCATCGTGGGCGATGGCTTTGTCGACGGTCCAAGCTGGTATCGGATTCTTGGACAGATTGTCGACGCGCGGCAGGTGCAAGTCATTCGTTTGCCACATCCCTGGTATTTGGATGATGGCCAAAGTCCACTCTCGGCCGGAGCGAAATGGGTGGATGCGGGCGAGGCGGTCGACACGGCTCGATTTCACCAATTGCGCAATGGCATTGATCCCTCGATCGTCTGGAACTTGCCCCCCGACGTGTCGCCAGATCAAGACGAGATCGATCGTTTGCAAATGAAGATTAGCTCGAAATATGGCGGCCCGACGAACGTCGGGCGAGTCATGGTGGCTCAGAATGGAACCTCGATTACACCGCTAAGCGTTAGCCCCAAAGAGATGTGTTACTCCGAAGGCTTTCAGGATTTCAAAGCGGCGATTCTGGCTCTTCACCAAACGCCACCCGTGGCTGTCGGTTTGCAAGAACCGGGCGCTTATGCCGCTTACAACGCAAGCATGAAGGCTTGGCGTCATGCGGCGATTCAACCGCTGTGTGACATGATTGCCGAGTCCGAAACAGAGTATCTGGCACCACAATTCGGTGAAGGGCTGACTGTCGAAATCGAATCGGACACGGTTGACGATACGGAGTTGATTGAGCGGCAGTTGCAGAATGACCTTGCGGCAAAGACTCGAACTCGCAACGAATGGCGTGCCGTTCGTGGCATGCCTCCGTTGCCTGGACCATTGGGCGAAGAACTGGTGGGAATTGGAGAAGGCGGCGGGAGTGGAAAGATTCGGCAAAACTCCTCTGAAACCGACGATGTCAATGATCTCGATGACTCGTTTTCCACTTCCGATCGCGATCCAATCAATCGCAACGAGGACAAGAACTCCAGTAAGTCTCAGAGGCTCCAACGCTACGCTGTCTCCGCGGAGATGAAGGCCGAAGTACCGAGACGAATCGTCGACGATCCTGCGTTCGTCCAGATTGATTCGGGCGAGTCAGATGAACGACATCTCGAGATAATTGTCGAAATCCTCTATGGGCGATTCGGCGAGGCTCTGATCCCCTGGCTCGAGGAAACGCCTTCATCGAGCGAAAAGACTTTCGATCCTGAATTGCACCCGCGCGATGAGCGAGGTCGCTTTGTGCATCGTGGTTCGGGAGCAGCCAATGAGGCTGCGTATCAACTCATTTCGAACGTTCTGCGACAGCCCGATTCGGCATTGACTTCTGATCCGAAAATTGCGAATGCACTTTTTCAGTTGTCTCGATCTCAATTGGAGGCATTGCATCGCGAATACGGCGTTGTTCCGCTACCCCGATATCGAGACCACCTGATCGAGAGCGTTCGAGCGCGACTCGATCGTTGGTCTCTCGATCCCGAACCTGAATCGAAGCCCTCCATCAGTGCAACGACTTCGAAGCAAGTGGATGTTTTTATTCAGGAGCCGGATGTCCTCAATCGAATTCTTGGCAGAACGATGGGATCCGAACAGTGGAGTGGCCTTGTGGGGGCACAGCCGGGAGCACGCGTGCATGTTCTTCCTGTTCGAAGTAACCATGCCAAAGTGGTTGTGGAACACCCCGACTATCTTGCGATTCGTCAGATACGCGCGGACTCAATGACCAACGTAAGCCTCAAAGTTCGCTCTGAAGTTCAATCGGAAGGAATCGCGACTCGGATTCTCTCTGAACAAGTTGAAATGGCCGTTGCGCTCAAGTTCGATCGTATTGAAGCATTTGCCGCAGGAAACGGCACAGAGTTGCCTGACGTGATGCCCGACGGTGAAAGAGATGCAGGGTTTTACGCTTGGGCGCGCCTTGGATACGAAGGGAACGTACGGGAGGTCATCGATTCGCGGCAGAACGCAACGGATGAAGAGTTCGCCACGATTGCGGACTTTTATGATCGATTCGGAGATGTCAAGAAGATTTCCGAAATGATGCTGACGCCAGAACGCCGTGAATGGTGGAGGAAGTTTGGCGGGCCTTTTGAGGCGACCTTCGACCTTCGTCGCAATAGCCGGTCGCGGAAAGTCCTCGCTGCCTACGTGGCAGAGAGAGCCGCTCGACCGAAGCTGTCCGAAGGCAAGCAGTGGTTGCCTTCAGACGAGGGCCGCCATCTGGTTTCCGCGAAAATCCAGAATCTCGAATCGGAGTATGAATTGAATGAGACACCCGATCTTCTGACGGCAGATGACGAGGCACTTCTCGACCGGATTTGGGATCGATTTGGTCAAGAAGTGAGTGTCTTCGAGTCATAG
- a CDS encoding HAD family hydrolase, which translates to MPKTLLEYADWLAERKLLWPSAPSRETINATPSTKPVENIRAVTWSAYGTLLRIADGELLFQHPQTIRMEVAIDKTIHEFNMWNSMTRRPGKPSDSFLPKYRNALEDECLRSGNRKGDIPEVDSAHVWKKMLGLLNKKDYQYDESFYGELNAFSEKIAYFFHSSLQGVEALPHALSTLTILAGAGFRQAVLDNAQCFTLVQLTRALRAQGALADVRDLLPDSLNAMSYEWGIRKPSVSLYAQSILRFNQIGIEPNQVLHVGTRMQGDLAVAKSCGFRTVLYAGEKLSLQASLEELKNPAIRPDRLITDLIQLRDILQC; encoded by the coding sequence ATGCCTAAAACACTCTTAGAATATGCAGATTGGTTGGCGGAGCGGAAGCTGCTTTGGCCATCGGCACCGAGCCGCGAAACGATCAACGCGACACCTTCCACGAAACCAGTTGAAAACATTCGAGCTGTCACGTGGAGTGCTTACGGCACGCTGCTCAGGATCGCCGATGGCGAACTTTTGTTTCAGCATCCGCAGACGATTCGGATGGAAGTGGCCATCGACAAGACGATTCACGAATTCAATATGTGGAATAGTATGACTCGGCGACCTGGAAAGCCGTCGGATTCGTTCCTGCCCAAATATCGGAATGCACTCGAAGATGAATGCTTAAGGTCAGGGAATCGCAAAGGCGATATCCCAGAAGTTGACTCGGCCCACGTGTGGAAGAAGATGCTCGGCCTGCTCAATAAAAAAGACTACCAATACGACGAATCGTTTTATGGTGAGCTGAACGCCTTCTCCGAGAAGATCGCCTATTTTTTTCACAGCTCGTTGCAGGGAGTGGAAGCATTGCCTCATGCCTTGTCGACGCTCACAATTCTGGCTGGGGCGGGATTTCGCCAAGCGGTCCTCGACAACGCTCAGTGCTTTACACTTGTCCAATTGACCCGAGCATTGCGCGCTCAAGGTGCATTGGCAGACGTCAGAGATCTCTTGCCAGACTCTCTGAATGCCATGTCGTACGAATGGGGGATTCGAAAGCCATCCGTGTCCCTTTACGCACAGTCGATCCTGCGATTCAACCAGATCGGGATCGAACCGAACCAGGTTCTGCATGTTGGTACACGAATGCAGGGCGACTTGGCCGTCGCGAAATCTTGCGGCTTTCGAACCGTCCTCTATGCCGGCGAAAAGCTAAGTCTTCAGGCTTCGCTCGAAGAATTGAAGAATCCTGCAATCCGACCGGACCGATTGATCACCGATCTGATCCAGCTTCGTGACATTCTTCAATGCTAG
- a CDS encoding outer membrane protein assembly factor BamB family protein: MNPVSWPPVRPPSNEATMTSMERANSRDHYWLSLLVRENRRSLTLAICLLLGASVSSTISGQPPAATGQPRIIKRPFRENVSLPADNNLPKLFGTIEDLLSESRWTEAIRILQELAQAENKSLVLVQPGQQGGIATYLNVATRCNVLLSRIPDVGRTAYRQKTDAQARRWFESWQRSRDEAELLKIVRQAFLSSYGDDALLALGEVAWDRGDFSAARMWWEQLIPLPDRADASRLPTVLRYPDSEADQPTVLARIVMCAILAKESNRAADELEQFATRYPLAEGRIAGQDGRFAEILRQTFESSKGWTPNQSAAEVRTFGESAARCREIGDSIDVGAIRWVHPLPISFLPQVNDKLPFPAEPLSYHPVVFDQRHDKIVLLNDANTIRAWNLLTGEPAWQSEGRDPAAIYSSSLDDRAVVTERNCVGTPHYTMTIDEGRLYARMGSPVTCPSTSELRPARASELVCLDLNQEGKLLWKLTADDLFVDDDSWQYEGSPIIVSGRAYFVVCRRHPQLELMVVCVDADDGRLLWKRPVGSFRTSVEDSQNRISHLLLTSGGGRLFLSTDAGAIVALDAQDGRLEWALSYESRTDELLTLPRDFRRKASLIPAIYHAGLLFVAPNDSTSGFCIEADSGHIQWQFPYAQETAAGIPETLQRSRQESQLQSREWWHLLGIVRGGTQGRLIAGGNSLMAIDIETGQIAWSARSGGHGLKPGFGRGLVSDHQILVPLRESIDVFDPKTGVQLQSIPMKTPDSDQRGGNLALSGGVLLVAQPNRLAAYGEFSAIKQRIDAELTARPNDPALSVQRAELAGIDGQFDEAKADFRRLLGTIDPTSESDELVRRKFSKTLLKSGDANLLAAKLPEARDDWNEALAVTDLPQSKMELLFKVAEVEASLGQTEQALAHLQQIILDETMGSRWRVNQTARYDAVTGIENMLQKLGTQPYHAIESMANQELQELQGPSDTAGLKRLIARYPHAEAAAKARQQLVESYHKSGDIFEACAVLEALRRDAASDDVVIDATLSMIELLTPTKATHVRNSLWQSLASRPSSKRVTYSGTTHDLPELVKSHLTASNDSEFIAPAPIERVWSESLAPDSLIVVPERQPITDELAAVLICTPHPKTPNTWSWRCHDWKTGRIRWEETAPDPIHKAVWSPFHLLIATQHGWQARTADRGDRVWEFVVPSSIEPIVVEQSEITVWPGTFSPELGLELFAPETGQLTARLKPPGHLHHVVGIVNLSQVADQHSQGPRSTAHQVLSRGESTTLIAMQTIEPTRAWAAIAQSPMKTWSVNTLSQGGDIWSRSPICLQNTLVASMSEHRIAGYQIDPLSLRSDATRQGNNSHRPSTSASWISRDFAYAFGEPYAFADEDRLFVIADNSQLISLDPADGTRRWMTSLAEFPLQDPPRQVALNEGQIFVASQGLLRSISLRTGTITFETYLGSSSAQWKTVLVQATRKAPAQAEVSEGNLRTSSGRSVVATWPARESAHERHFAWLCDANTGIPLQKIRTDSEPTHFIVNQNGLGILATRRSLIGLRSGISKTTDDVR, translated from the coding sequence ATGAATCCGGTTTCATGGCCCCCAGTACGCCCCCCCAGTAACGAAGCGACAATGACTTCAATGGAACGTGCCAACTCGCGTGATCACTACTGGTTGAGTCTCCTGGTGCGTGAGAATCGACGATCGTTGACGCTGGCAATATGCCTGTTGTTGGGTGCCTCTGTTTCATCGACAATCTCTGGACAGCCACCGGCAGCGACTGGGCAGCCACGCATCATCAAACGCCCCTTTCGTGAGAACGTTTCACTTCCAGCGGACAACAATCTGCCAAAACTCTTCGGGACGATTGAAGACCTGCTGTCAGAATCGCGCTGGACGGAAGCGATTCGAATCCTGCAAGAGCTCGCGCAGGCGGAAAACAAGTCACTTGTGCTCGTCCAGCCTGGGCAACAGGGGGGGATTGCGACTTACTTAAATGTGGCCACTCGCTGCAACGTGTTGCTGTCGCGCATTCCAGACGTGGGCCGAACGGCCTATCGGCAGAAGACGGATGCACAGGCAAGGCGCTGGTTCGAAAGCTGGCAACGCTCGCGTGATGAAGCCGAGCTACTCAAGATTGTACGACAGGCTTTTCTCAGCAGTTACGGAGATGATGCTCTCCTTGCACTCGGAGAAGTCGCATGGGACCGCGGCGATTTTTCTGCGGCGCGGATGTGGTGGGAACAACTGATTCCATTGCCTGACCGCGCCGATGCAAGCCGGCTGCCAACCGTACTACGATATCCGGATTCAGAGGCGGACCAGCCGACCGTTCTGGCGCGGATTGTCATGTGCGCAATCCTGGCAAAAGAATCCAATCGTGCGGCCGATGAATTGGAACAGTTTGCGACGCGGTATCCGCTCGCTGAGGGCCGGATCGCAGGGCAAGATGGGCGGTTCGCGGAAATTCTGCGACAGACATTTGAAAGCTCGAAGGGATGGACACCGAATCAATCGGCTGCAGAAGTCAGAACATTCGGCGAGTCAGCCGCGCGTTGTCGAGAGATCGGCGATTCAATTGATGTCGGCGCGATCCGCTGGGTTCATCCATTGCCGATTAGCTTTCTGCCACAAGTGAATGACAAGCTGCCGTTTCCCGCCGAACCACTCAGTTATCACCCTGTCGTCTTCGATCAACGACATGACAAAATCGTACTCCTCAACGACGCGAACACGATCCGTGCCTGGAATCTTTTGACCGGTGAACCCGCGTGGCAGTCCGAGGGGCGTGATCCCGCGGCAATTTATTCCTCGTCCTTGGATGATCGCGCCGTCGTCACAGAACGAAACTGCGTTGGCACCCCGCACTATACGATGACAATTGACGAAGGACGGCTGTACGCAAGAATGGGATCGCCCGTGACGTGTCCATCGACGTCAGAATTGCGGCCTGCGCGCGCCTCTGAGCTTGTTTGCCTTGATCTCAATCAAGAAGGAAAGTTGCTGTGGAAGTTGACGGCAGACGATCTGTTTGTTGATGACGACTCCTGGCAGTACGAAGGTTCGCCAATCATTGTTTCTGGGCGGGCGTACTTCGTTGTCTGTCGCCGTCACCCCCAATTGGAACTGATGGTGGTTTGTGTGGATGCCGACGATGGACGTTTATTGTGGAAACGCCCTGTCGGTTCCTTCCGCACAAGCGTGGAAGACAGCCAGAACAGAATCAGCCACTTGTTGTTGACGTCCGGCGGAGGGCGCCTCTTCCTGTCTACTGACGCGGGCGCAATTGTGGCGCTGGATGCTCAAGACGGTCGACTTGAATGGGCGCTTTCCTACGAAAGTCGCACCGACGAATTGCTGACTTTGCCGCGCGACTTCCGACGCAAGGCGTCGCTGATTCCCGCGATCTATCACGCCGGACTCTTGTTCGTGGCACCGAATGACTCGACGTCGGGATTCTGCATCGAAGCCGACTCGGGCCACATTCAATGGCAATTTCCCTACGCACAAGAGACGGCTGCAGGAATTCCTGAAACGCTGCAACGAAGTCGTCAGGAATCACAACTTCAAAGTCGCGAGTGGTGGCATTTGCTCGGAATCGTTCGTGGTGGTACGCAAGGGCGGTTGATCGCAGGTGGGAATTCCTTGATGGCGATCGATATCGAAACCGGACAAATCGCATGGTCCGCCCGATCCGGTGGTCACGGCTTGAAACCTGGATTCGGACGGGGCTTAGTGAGTGACCACCAAATTCTCGTGCCTCTACGCGAATCGATCGATGTGTTCGACCCCAAGACGGGTGTCCAGTTGCAGTCAATTCCCATGAAGACTCCTGATTCCGATCAGCGGGGCGGCAACCTGGCATTATCGGGAGGCGTGCTACTCGTCGCCCAACCCAATCGGCTGGCAGCGTACGGCGAATTTAGCGCAATCAAGCAGCGGATTGACGCAGAACTGACTGCGCGCCCCAATGACCCCGCACTGTCAGTGCAACGAGCAGAGCTTGCGGGAATCGATGGACAGTTCGATGAAGCCAAAGCCGACTTTCGAAGGCTGCTGGGCACCATTGATCCGACATCCGAAAGTGACGAGCTAGTCCGACGGAAGTTTTCGAAAACGTTGCTCAAAAGCGGAGACGCCAATCTGCTTGCCGCCAAATTGCCTGAAGCACGTGATGACTGGAACGAGGCTCTGGCGGTCACGGATCTGCCCCAGTCGAAAATGGAACTGCTCTTCAAAGTTGCAGAAGTCGAAGCGTCATTAGGGCAGACGGAACAAGCTCTGGCACATCTGCAACAAATCATCCTCGACGAAACGATGGGATCGAGATGGCGCGTCAATCAGACAGCCAGATACGATGCCGTGACAGGCATCGAAAACATGCTCCAGAAATTGGGGACGCAGCCCTACCACGCAATTGAATCGATGGCGAACCAGGAGCTCCAAGAATTACAAGGTCCGTCTGACACCGCTGGATTGAAGCGCCTCATCGCGAGATACCCTCACGCCGAGGCGGCGGCGAAAGCGCGACAGCAATTGGTCGAATCCTACCACAAGTCGGGCGACATCTTCGAAGCATGCGCCGTGCTTGAAGCACTGCGTCGCGATGCAGCGAGTGACGATGTGGTGATCGACGCCACACTGTCCATGATCGAACTGCTCACGCCCACAAAGGCAACACACGTCCGCAATTCCCTTTGGCAATCGTTGGCGTCGCGACCTTCATCGAAACGCGTCACGTACTCGGGGACGACGCATGACCTGCCGGAATTGGTCAAATCGCACCTCACGGCTTCAAATGATTCCGAATTCATTGCCCCCGCACCAATCGAGAGAGTGTGGTCCGAATCGCTGGCACCAGATAGCCTGATCGTGGTTCCCGAACGCCAGCCAATCACCGATGAACTTGCCGCCGTCCTGATCTGCACTCCTCACCCCAAAACCCCCAACACATGGTCCTGGCGGTGTCATGATTGGAAGACGGGACGGATACGCTGGGAAGAGACAGCCCCCGATCCCATTCACAAGGCGGTCTGGTCCCCCTTCCACTTGCTGATTGCAACGCAGCACGGATGGCAGGCACGAACAGCTGATCGCGGAGACAGGGTCTGGGAATTCGTTGTACCGAGTTCAATCGAGCCCATCGTCGTCGAACAATCGGAGATCACGGTTTGGCCTGGGACGTTTAGTCCCGAATTGGGACTGGAACTTTTTGCCCCTGAAACGGGTCAATTGACAGCGCGATTGAAGCCACCTGGACACCTGCATCATGTGGTGGGAATTGTCAATCTTTCGCAAGTCGCCGATCAACATTCGCAGGGCCCACGCTCGACCGCTCATCAAGTGCTCAGTCGTGGCGAAAGCACGACATTGATCGCGATGCAGACGATTGAACCCACCCGCGCCTGGGCCGCAATCGCTCAGTCACCCATGAAAACTTGGAGTGTCAACACGCTTTCGCAAGGAGGCGACATCTGGTCAAGATCGCCAATTTGCCTGCAGAACACGCTGGTTGCCTCGATGTCGGAACATCGCATTGCGGGATATCAAATCGATCCATTGTCATTGCGATCAGACGCAACCCGGCAAGGCAACAATTCTCATCGGCCATCGACATCGGCCTCGTGGATCAGCCGTGATTTTGCGTATGCCTTCGGCGAGCCTTACGCGTTTGCGGACGAGGACCGATTGTTTGTCATCGCGGACAATTCACAACTGATCTCTCTCGATCCTGCCGATGGAACTCGCAGGTGGATGACGTCGCTCGCGGAATTTCCTTTGCAGGACCCTCCGCGACAAGTTGCACTCAACGAAGGCCAAATATTTGTAGCGTCTCAAGGTCTTCTTCGCTCGATCTCGCTTAGGACCGGCACAATCACCTTCGAAACGTACCTTGGCAGTTCATCGGCGCAATGGAAGACCGTGCTCGTCCAAGCAACTCGCAAAGCTCCAGCCCAGGCTGAAGTCTCAGAAGGCAACTTGCGGACATCGTCTGGCCGATCCGTCGTCGCCACCTGGCCTGCCAGAGAAAGTGCACATGAACGGCACTTTGCCTGGCTGTGCGACGCGAACACCGGAATTCCATTGCAAAAAATCCGTACCGACTCTGAGCCAACACACTTCATCGTGAATCAGAATGGTCTCGGGATTCTCGCGACACGCCGCAGTCTCATTGGACTACGGTCCGGGATCTCGAAAACCACCGACGACGTTCGGTGA